The proteins below are encoded in one region of Longimicrobiaceae bacterium:
- a CDS encoding FAD:protein FMN transferase, producing MIRTRSATLLAAALLAGCAPRPQAPAVVPAAAADTVPVEREAFLMGTTLRGRVLAPTREAGLATLERAFAEVRRQEALLSSWRDDAELARVNGAPPGAPVRPDAELVALLAEA from the coding sequence TTGATCCGTACCCGGTCCGCAACGCTCCTCGCCGCCGCGCTCCTCGCCGGGTGCGCGCCGCGGCCGCAGGCCCCCGCCGTGGTCCCGGCCGCGGCGGCCGACACGGTCCCCGTGGAGCGCGAGGCGTTCCTGATGGGGACGACCCTCCGTGGGCGGGTGCTGGCCCCCACGCGGGAGGCCGGGCTGGCGACGCTGGAGCGGGCCTTCGCGGAGGTGCGGCGGCAGGAGGCGCTCCTCAGCTCCTGGCGCGACGACGCGGAGCTGGCGCGAGTCAACGGAGCCCCCCCCGGCGCCCCGGTCCGTCCCGACGCGGAGCTGGTCGCCCTCCTCGCCGAGGCG